The Phragmites australis chromosome 1, lpPhrAust1.1, whole genome shotgun sequence genomic interval GAGGCAAGTCAGCAATAACGCTCCCACCCACTCATCCACCAAAAGGAAAGACAGCCTTGAGAATATAAGAAGCAATCACTTGAGTGGAATGCAGAGTGTTTGTATAGATGGTGCATAAAAGCATGTGTGTCATGTGCATCATATGTGTCACAGGTGGCTGGGCACGATATACAGAGACCCTGGTTAATTcagtttgccttcatgggaaCCATACCAATTTTCTAAGCAGAACTTCTAATTCTTATTTGCCAATTATCTTTATGGAGTGTTTAGTCATAAACCTCACAAGGAAACTGGAAGATCCCTTCAAGGTGAGATTCTTCACAAGGTTATTCACAGAGGACCTAACACATTTACATATCCCACCAAGGTTATATTTCATATATGAAGCAATTTGTATAGCATATTTAAAGCAGAAAAATATACCTGCTGCTCAAAGGACAAACATAGCCTCCGCACTTCCTCCTCGTAAAAGGCCTTATCCAACATCTGACTTTCTCCATATGAAATCCTAGAAAATATAGACTGGTATGGTGGGTACTTCTCCATCACACCACGCACCTACACCATGAACAAGAAACAAGTATTATGACAATCAAAATAACTGATGCAACCACACAAGTTTCACTATGAGAAAGATATGACCATAGTCTATGCGTAGTACAGATGACAGTGAGACAATCCATCTTGAAAGACTACAGGTATGTTCTATTAAAGTATTATCCTACACGTTTGAATCCCAATTCCCCCTATCCAAAGAGGCCCTAGAAAGACATTTCAACTTCAAGTGAGAAAGACCATAATGGAAAATATCAAACATAATTGCAACGCACACTAAATATACATAACATGACACTCAAAAAAGGGATATCCTAACAAGCACGCAAGACCAAAGGGCacaaattaaaattattttttttcaactaATGACATCTGTGTTGATGATAAACtgataatatattaatatatagcTAAGCCAGCTTCAAAATGCAAGAAATAAATAGTTTGGCGTATGATGATCACACACGTATGGTGTCAGAAACATACACCCTGTGCAATGATACTCCATATCTTAAGGATAAGCAGTCAATATAGCAAAAAGTCCATAAGAAACACTTTATATTAGCATGAGATAAAATAACTATATTATGTGTTGGCCAAATCAACCACACCACTGCTGCTGATATAAAAGGGAAGTCACAAAAGCATGTTCGATATATGACCATCACACATAACGTGTGCCACAAGACCTCTCCCGTGGAATACCATGCTTCTCCATTTCTTCAGGATGAAGCATTTGGCCTAGGACATCGTATGTTTCAACAGGCCTTATGAGCAGTCTTATCACTGGTTTTTTCATCAAACAGATGGATAGCACTCCAACAGGCATTGTTTTACTATTAAAAAATCGCTGTAGAACATAACCACTAAGAACACAAAATAAGCAGCACAATGAACTAAATCAGTACAGAGCATTGCAGGATGTGTTTaacaattgaaaataaaaagttGCTGCAATGAACGTGGAGCATAATAGAGACAAACCTGGTCAACATCCTCGCAAACAGCCAGTTCTTCGTGACCATATGGATACCTAGAGGATATCAAAATATTACATCCACATGAAAAACACACACATCTTGACAAAAAGTACAGCTAGTGTTGCTATCAATGGAAAATTACAATAAACCAAAGTTGGAGTACAGCTTCCGGCGGTCATCTCTAGTCAACTCAGTCCCAATGCTGCAAAACATGACATAGAAATTAGGACAGTATTAAAGCAATTGTGCATGTGGAACTGAAAAATGCCAAGATGAAAATGAGAAAATTAGCACTTCACCTATTTATTGTAATGTTAACAGCTCTTCTGTCAGCTTCAAATGAAAGGAGATCGCACATGATCTCAGCTGTCGCACCACCGAGTTTCTATACAAAAGAAGTCATTTAGAAAACAAATGAAACAAAAGCAAATGAAATATTAAGACTATTGAGAGTCAAAGTGATGACTCTGTAAGTACTATATACCtggcaaaatttgtaaaaatccTCAAGATATGCTTTGTAGAGAGTGTTCCTCATAATCTCAATATTCATGTCATCCAAATCCTACAAAATGCAGATATCACTCATTACCAAGGCATCCTTAGCTGTCACTAAAAGTAAAGTACAAAAATGATCGACACAAGCTTTTTACCTCAGATGTAATGCACTCTGAAAAGTACGGGGCCAATGGTGTATCAACTAGAACCAATCTGTAAAGCTCACGCATGTTTTGAGCAACCGCAAGAGATGCGATGCTGTTGATCAGCAAGTAAGATGAATGATTAGTATTCTGAGTTTCTGGCACATCTCCACTGAACAAAAGACGGATAGAAAAACAATAATACCTGTCAAACATGCCCAATGGATGGCATTTCTCCAACAGTTCATTAACATCTCTCTCATGCAATGTCCCAGTAACAATAAGGACAACATTATCAATCATGTGCCCGTACCTGTAAAAAACGTTATCCTGTTAGGATCAAACTACTGCACTAGAGTAGGAAATGTTAACACGTGTCGAGgaaaaagatataaaaaaagCATACTAACAAATAGTTTCCACTTACGTAATATACTGCAAGAATGTAGATAGTGGTTCGGTGGCCTGGCACAGCATGTGTTTGTACTCATCAACCAGTTTAAGAGTGCACTTTTCCACAATTGTTGTTGTGTGCAAGGGAGAAGGCTCTGCGTTCAACAGAAATAAGTTCCCAGTACAGTTGCATCACCAAAATGCATTGAATGAGCATACACTGCAATCATATTATGAGAAAAATTGCCACGTTTACTCGgcacaaactttattgatttgGCAGAACTCCTGCCCATTATAGCACAGAAATGAAAAATTCACGCATTCAGCATAACAGTGGTAGAGATAAGAGAAACTATATGTATCCTTCTAGTGTGAGAGACACATGGAAGGATATAGAACCCTTAGCAAGTAAACACCACATCCTCTATACATAGAAACGAAGCCCAGTGAGATAAGACATCAGAAAAAGCTAGTATGGAATATGCAAAAATCTGCAAAATAATCCGGCCACCAAATGATGGCGAGTGTTAAGGGTTGAAGATTATGGTAATCTATTGTTAGGCAGAACAGCAGAAGCAAAACTTGACTGAACATGTTTTGCTGATGGCCTGATGCAGTTGATGCACAAGCGCATGTGGATTTTAGCTCATAAAACACTCCTAAGTGGTTAATCAACAAAAAGATCTTGTTTGTGCAGCTTCAAGAGCAGTTTACAGGCATCAGATCAGGACTAAGCTAACCTGCAGGAATTGTTCTGAATTTCAAATCACATGTATAAACATATTAATCCGGAGACAAGAGGGCTCGGATATGGTATTCTTAACTAGCCCCCAAGAACAATATGTTCAATCTACTAATTAATGATCTCAACATACAGGACCTAGTGGGCTTAAGCGACTAGTTGAATTCACATAGCTACCATGTACCAAGTAATATGAACTAACGATCGAGATCCCTCAAATGAAGCAACAATGCACGGTACTCTAGCTCGAGGACGAGCGCTGCTAGTAGCACTACTCCCAAATCCCCAATCGCGATCGCAATTCGCGCGGGGCGGATCGCGAATCGCCACGCACGAGAAGCCGCAGATCGAGCAGCGCAACGGCACGGTAGCGCCCCACCCTACCCGAACCCAAGGAAGCTAGAGGATCTCACCGTTCTGAAGGTAGGGCCCGTACTCGGTGGCGGTGAGGTGCATCTTGACGTCGTCTAGGTTCTCGCACTGGCAGAGGTTGTTGTAGTCGGCGGCGGTGAGGAGTCCCGAGCGGTTCCCCCGCACGATGGCCTCCAGGAACCCATCGTGGATATTGAACGACAGCATCTCCCACCCGTACATCGTCGCCGCCCGCTCGCCGGAGATGCCTCGGTGGGTTGGGGGTTTCGGGGGAGGCAGCGCGGTGGCGGGGGTCGCGGCGCGCGGCGGGAGGGCGGGATCGGGAGGGAGGAGGTCGTCGATGAGATCCGGAAGGTGGGGTCGCGGTCGCAGTGGGGTGGAAGAacagtttttattagatggaacTCGTTGGCGAAGCTTGTGACATCTAGGGactatttaattatttattattttatcgTGTGCTAAATTGGTTTTTCTAACATGTGAGGCTACATGAGTTATTGCCACATGAGTTATTAAATGTGGATCAAAATGgtaaatttattattatttaccTTGTAAGAGTAGCAAAAAGTTAAGTGCCTGATATCCGAATTTGACACGTAGGTTGTCTCAGTTTCTCCTGTTGGGGCATCCTCGTTCGTCTGATCTTGACCACCTGGTGATGAAACTGGCCAAATGGTTTAAAAGGATTGTAGAAAACTAGATGTAAAATTATAGCTTATTTTTTAAACTGGTTGTACATCGTGTGTTGCTACAGATTGGCCAGCAAGAGGGGTTAGGGTTCAAGGATGAGTAAGGTCCTATGGCTTCACCTGCAGTAGGCGGCAGTGGCAGCGGAGCTATGAGCGTCAAGGCTCCGTTTGGTTGGAGGGCAAGGTTGGATATGATAGGGCCATCCATGTTTTGCTGGATGAGATGAtccaattttttgtttggttgggatGGATAGGATAAGTCAGTTTTCTGTTTCGCTGGCGGGATGAGAGTGGATGAGATGagctagttttctgtttggttggcgaGATGAGAGTGGATGAGATGAgccagttttctgtttggttgatggGATGAGAGTGGATAGGATGATCTATTTATAGTTAtagtacatcatatgagaagaatattgaatttttttatatttttaaaaatttatttaaagcattaaaaattgctagaagttacaaaagtaggcttttttgaagaattttaattaaatattaactcaGGCTtttttattaaactaattaaaacaggttgctagtgagctctagctTACTTATAAAaacttttagaatttttagatcatGTTTATATTTTCAAATGAAATTATGAGTTAAATAGAAAATCAGAACGCACATATACACGGACGAGCGCGATTGGATGGCTCCATCCGACCGATTCGGCCGGCTCGCTCCAACCAGCATTTACGTGGAATATTCCACCCGTAGGCCACCCTATCCATCCCCGTACGTGAACCAAACACCGATCGATCGCAGGCTGCCCCGTCCCATCCGGCTTCATCCCGTCATCCAAACAGACCCCAAAAGGACCAGGGCCACTCAACGGCAGCATGTCGAAGATGGGTTAGTGTAGTGGTGGGAAACAATCACAGATTGGATGACGGGACCGCttttgatgacaagatttggtatTTATAGTGGGCATTATAGCGATGATTGGCTTAATGGACaaccagatgaacagtaccctgATCAGATGAAAAGTATCGTGATCAGATGAATAGTACTGCAACCCGATGAACAGTGCCTTCGACTAGATGAATAGTGCTATGACCAGAGTAACTACGATCAGTGGTCGTAATCAATGACCAGGCGATCAGTGACCATGGTTTGTTCCTATTGTTGGTCTCTCGAAAGATAGAAGAGTTAGTCAAATTCAAGAAGGATGAACTACATTAAAAGGTATTTGagtagatatatgagagttttatatggtcaaataggaaatatctgttagttatagaaagtttggagatcaggtaTGTATAACCAAATCATACCTGTAAGTCTTGTttgatttgaattaggagtcttGCTCTCTTACGGCTAAGACCTGTTGCCCTTTAATATGAGAGGATCATGGCCGATTGAAGATATCAACCAATCGATTAAACATAATTTATATTATCTTTCGTCTTTTGTCTAGCTCTTGTAGTCCCATTCTCTTTTTCCATCTATATTGCTTCCTATTCTTGATGTCGACAACCAAAGACAAGCCGCCGGTCATCCACACTCCGACAGGGTCCCTCCCGACTATGGGTGACAACAAAAGTTCGACGACACAACGCCACGAATAGGGTGCCCTGGGTGCCGCTCGTTGAATATTGCACACGAGATGCTCAGTGTTTAGTGAGACAACTTTTCgcgtcaacacactttttggcgACTCTGCTAGGAAAGAAGTTTTTCGGCTTTCTCTTAGCCAAACTCTAAAACCCTAGTTCGTTTAGTTAAGTTTCATTTTGATGCGGCAGGTGAATCCATTTTAAATGGGTTCATCTCGTTTTGCAAACGCAGCACACAAATTggtagaatttttggagcacttgcacatttataattatgatgtcaggttggatgagatgtgagaatgagacgagatgagGACGGTGCTaagggtaggtcgggagaggagcctggaTGCCATATaccacttgcatcatttaagcaccgtccatcggtgccgttagctttagcactttttcgtGCTCACCACATACCCGAATATAGGATAGGTAAGCCAAGTACCATAAGTCGCTGCGTCCATTTGACTCATGCTCCCGGGGTGTGAGCAAGGGTTTGTAGAGCCACCTGAGATCCGCCAGTAAGACATCGTACCCATGGGgtctaggtggcctccacatgcaTCGGGCATGGGGACAAAGGTTCAGGGTGGGTACATGAAAGGTCGAGGCGTAAATCATCGCTTGCAACCGACGAGTTGTATGGAGGGTgatctcgtgtcgtgtgggtcaaGGAGTActcccttgcagggtgtaaaattaatttgaatTGTCGCACTCTCGATTATGAGCAAGTTtttgtccatccgcatcggtcgtagagttacgaatatgAGATGTTTGGTATGGAGGGTGTGTTGGGTATGGTTGGTGATGATCCCTGGTTACATGAGATGGATcattttacatttatgtgcatgTTGGTATTTACAGGGTAGATTGGATAtgtgttttggttaagtataggttcTCACACATAAATattaggttgcttacgcatatgaatatttacttaaccttgttgcctttttcttgctaataactCAATGTATAACCCTTGGAGTagggctatttatatgtgccctatatggtttaagttttgcaagtacttttgtactcatgctgttctttcaggttggcaggCGAGGAAATGTTAGCTTCTGGCTACTTCATGTCCACCAGTGCCGATGGCGGGTAAGAGTAGTGTCGTCTACTCATGTGACAAGGTTTGggtagagcctaagggcatatggctccacggATCTATTTGTTATTGTTAAGTTTTAAttcttccgctgtgtagttttatctcttttgatgtaaattgttgtaaatggttggatgtttaagaacttgtaatataatgttaattactcgctctttattaagcttggttgtgattgcttatgttgtaaaagtatgtgttccgatcttgggcacaaaacacgtgctgggactaccaggatagtattctggttaatctttgaagtcgtgattaagtaaaggAATAAGTTCATTTTACTCCCTCGAACTATCACGTTTGTCCAGATAACCCTCTGAACTTttaaaccgtccattttactaCCCGAACTATCAATATCGTCCATTTTACCGTCCGGAGTGGtttttctcggtggttttgatgatgTGGTGGTGGTTTCTCCATGTGGCAGTCCTAGTTAGCGTGTTCAGTCAACGTGTTGACATCAGCGTTGcgcagtaattcgatttttgtttagaaaaataattcgtgaaaatagattattccgaaaaatagttttatgtttataaaaaaatccaaaaaatataaaatgatttagataaatgttttaaaatgtttttagctctgtttttacttctataaatattatttaatgtttttctagtgtaaaaattattccaaaaatgttagaataaatgttttaatttggaaaatagttttagaaaatatatattaattctgataaagttttaaaatatattccttgataaaataaatgcttttaatatgttttttc includes:
- the LOC133914949 gene encoding probable V-type proton ATPase subunit d, whose amino-acid sequence is MYGWEMLSFNIHDGFLEAIVRGNRSGLLTAADYNNLCQCENLDDVKMHLTATEYGPYLQNEPSPLHTTTIVEKCTLKLVDEYKHMLCQATEPLSTFLQYITYGHMIDNVVLIVTGTLHERDVNELLEKCHPLGMFDSIASLAVAQNMRELYRLVLVDTPLAPYFSECITSEDLDDMNIEIMRNTLYKAYLEDFYKFCQKLGGATAEIMCDLLSFEADRRAVNITINSIGTELTRDDRRKLYSNFGLLYPYGHEELAVCEDVDQVRGVMEKYPPYQSIFSRISYGESQMLDKAFYEEEVRRLCLSFEQQFHYAVFFAYIRLREQEIRNLMWISECVAQNQKARVHDSVVFIF